TTTTCATTTAGCCTAGGTGCGATTGCCCGATTAAACGAGAATATTCGTGTGGGCGGTAGTTACCAATCACCAACATGGTATCGGCTTACCGATGATGTGGCACAACGAATTGGCACAGACTCACCGGTGGCCAACCCAAACTTGTCGTTGATAGATTTCAACTTGGTCAATCTGTTTCCTGAATACCGTATCAAGACCCCTTCGAAGCTTACAGGAAGCGTTGCCATTATTTTTGGCAAAGAGGGGCTTTTGAGCTTCGATTATGGCTATCAAGATATGTCAGAGGCAGAACTACGCCCGACCAACGATCCAAACTTTGCCGATGAGAATGAATTTATCGCCAATCAATTGGGCGTGGTCAATACCTATAGAATCGGTGGAGAATATAGAATTGAACGGGTAAGCCTTAGAGGGGGTTATCGCTTTGAAAGCGGCCCTTATGAAAATAGCGACCTCATTGGTGACCTAGAAGGTTACTCAGGGGGTATCGGCTATGATTTTGGGGGCAGCCGATTGGATCTGGCCGTCAACAGAACCGAACGCGATACCAGCGAGCAATTTTTTGATAGCGGTTTGAACAATGCTGCCTTGGTAAACAGAACCAACACCAACGTGACGCTATCGTACACCATGAAATTTTAGAAAAAGTCCAAAGCTAAAAAATGAAGGGCGGCACTTTGTGCCGCCCTTTTTTATTACCTTACCAGTGAAAAATGCCTTCTTACCGAGCGTGCAACCACCACACCTTGCTGATCACGGTCATAATCAAGCCTGAACCAATAGTCGGAAGATGGCATGGGGCGGCCGTTAAAGGTACCGTCCCAACCAAGCGTGGTTCCGTCCAATTGTTTTAAAAGCTTACCAAATCGATCAAATATATAGACTCTGGGGTTGGTCAACTGTTCAATGCCCAAGACCTGCCAATTATCGTTTCGGCTATCACCGTTTGGGGTAAAGAATTTAGGGTATCCTACCACTAAAAACTCTATGGGTTCCGTTGTGCCACAGCCATTTTTGTCGTTGATCACCACCGTGTTGATGCCCGGGGGCACATCCCTAAAAACCGGGTCATCTTGAAAATCACCACCATTGAGCGAATATTCAAAATCACCATCTCCCAAGGGAACGATTTCAATGTTATAGGGATCGGTCTGGTCGCTATTGACCAAATCATCAATGACAATGACCTCATCCAATTGGGGCACCCCATAAAAAGTAATCAATATATCGTCTGAATAGATTTGGCCCAACGTATTCTCGATAGAGACGAAGTATCTTCCCGAATTGGGGCTGGCAACGGTATATTCAAATTCAGCAGGACCTGAAGCCAATACATTATCAATGGTTCCGTCATCGTCGGTATCGACGCTCCATGTAATGTTTGAGATATTTGGTCCCGCAGGTGAGTTTCGGGCGCTCAGCACGATATCAGGATCACCTTCACAGGCAATGATGTCCAATCCCAAGAACTCATCACGCAGGGTACAGTCCAATGCCGTATTCTGGTCGGCGTCTACAGAACTGCCGGTAAACGTCAATGAAAATGGTTCTGGGTCTCCGTCGAAATTGGTGTTGAAATTATTGATGAGCAGATAATACACCTCGCCCGCCCTTACATCCAACCATTCATCATAGGTGTTCTGGCTGCCTTTCACAAAGGGTGCGCCCACCTGGCCATTTTCTGGGTTTACGCCTACACCCGTGAACGATGTGGTGTTCACTTCATAGTTACAACGAATGGGCTGGGCGGTGCCATCGCCAATGAGCCCGCAGAAATTTTGTCCGGTGGTTTGGTCAAAAGGGCCATAGAGGGCAAAGTCCCACTCGGCGGTATCCGACAATGCCTCGATGTCAAAACCGATTTGACCATCGGTACCTGCCCTAAAAACGTACCATGAGGTATTGTGCTCAATATTGGCAGAGCTTATACTGCCTTTTTCCAAACAGCCCGACTGCCTAATGTTGTCCGGGTCAAAATCATCGATATCGCCACTGCCATCTGCCTGTGACAGAATGGGTGCATCGGCACAAACGGGAATCGCACTTCTACAATCGGGTGAATTTTGGGCAGCGGCCCAAATAGAAAAGAGCAGAAAACAACCAGCACTAAATAGTGTTCGCATAGAATCGGGGCTATGGTTACCTTACTAACTAGGTGTATAACTGCCCAATGTTCGCATTTAGTATGTTTTTACCGTAAAAAATGACCGTTAATCGATGAAATGCAGGTCTAGCGCCTTAAAGCAAAGTGGTTTTGGATATACTTGGCGTACGTTCTATTGCCTTGGCCATCGATATATGAAAGTTTAAACCAATAATCGGTTGCGGGCAACGGATTGCCGTTAAATTGGCCATCCCAACCCGCACTTGACGAATCAAGTTGTTTCAGCAACTTACCATAACGGTCGTAAATGCTTACCACGGGACTGTTCAAACTCGATAGCCCCATTACTTGCCATTTCTCGTTAAGATTATCGCCATTGGGCGAAAAATGCTTTAAGAAACCCACCACAACGATTTCTTCAACCAATTCGCCACACCCGAAACGATCACGAATGGTAAGGGTATGGGCGCCAGGCAATACATCGGTAAACAGTTGGCTGGTCTGAAAAGGGCCGTCATCCAATCGGAATTCAAAATCACCGGTGTTGGCCAATACGATTTCGACCGTGTTGTTGGCTCGTAGGTCAGCTACCTCAATACTTGCAATCTGTGGTGTTTCTGAAATATTGACGTTCACTGTTTTTGTGGAGGTGCATGCAACACCATTGGCCGAATTCGTCACCGTTACGGTATATGAACCTGCCCCGCCCACCTGTATGCTGGGTGTTGTCTCACCCGTGCTCCATTGGTAGGTATACTGCGGATTTGGCATGGTTTCGCCAATGGTGACCACGGGATTGTTCTCACAGATCGGCACC
This portion of the Flagellimonas lutaonensis genome encodes:
- a CDS encoding T9SS type B sorting domain-containing protein, encoding MRTLFSAGCFLLFSIWAAAQNSPDCRSAIPVCADAPILSQADGSGDIDDFDPDNIRQSGCLEKGSISSANIEHNTSWYVFRAGTDGQIGFDIEALSDTAEWDFALYGPFDQTTGQNFCGLIGDGTAQPIRCNYEVNTTSFTGVGVNPENGQVGAPFVKGSQNTYDEWLDVRAGEVYYLLINNFNTNFDGDPEPFSLTFTGSSVDADQNTALDCTLRDEFLGLDIIACEGDPDIVLSARNSPAGPNISNITWSVDTDDDGTIDNVLASGPAEFEYTVASPNSGRYFVSIENTLGQIYSDDILITFYGVPQLDEVIVIDDLVNSDQTDPYNIEIVPLGDGDFEYSLNGGDFQDDPVFRDVPPGINTVVINDKNGCGTTEPIEFLVVGYPKFFTPNGDSRNDNWQVLGIEQLTNPRVYIFDRFGKLLKQLDGTTLGWDGTFNGRPMPSSDYWFRLDYDRDQQGVVVARSVRRHFSLVR